A stretch of the Agelaius phoeniceus isolate bAgePho1 chromosome 1, bAgePho1.hap1, whole genome shotgun sequence genome encodes the following:
- the PYCR3 gene encoding pyrroline-5-carboxylate reductase 3 isoform X1, with amino-acid sequence MPISAGGVAMGAWPRVAMEASELWVGFVGAGRMAGGLVRGLLQAGKVPASNVLASAPSDKNLDAWRELGCRTTHCNLEVVYRSTLVFLATKPHILPGVLEEIRPAVGSQHIVVSLVAGVTIQTLQRLLPPGTKVLRIMPNLPCVVQAGAMVFSRGSNAGDEEAALLKSLLSSCGLCEEVPESYIDIHTGLSGSGVAYVYLFAEALAEGAVKMGMPGALASRIAAQTLLGAAKMLLETGEHPAKLRGDVCTPGGTTIYALHQLEKGALRATIMDAVEAATNRACDMAKD; translated from the exons ATGCCAATCAGCGCCGGGGGTGTGGCTATGGGGGCGTGGCCTCGCGTAGCGATGGAGGCGTCCGAGCTCTGGGTCGGGTTCGTGGGCGCCGGGCGCATGGCTGGGGGGCTCGTccgggggctgctgcaggcgg GAAAGGTTCCAGCCAGCAACGTCCTGGCCAGCGCTCCCTCAGACAAAAACCTGGATGCTTGGCGG gagTTGGGCTGCCGGACCACGCACTGCAACCTGGAAGTGGTGTACAGGAGCACCCTGGTCTTCCTGGCCACCAAACCCCACATCCTGCCGGGTGTCCTGGAGGAGATCCGTCCTGctgtggggtcccagcacatCGTCGTGTCACTGGTGGCTGGTGTCACCATCCAGACACTGCAGCGG ctcctcccgcCCGGGACCAAAGTGCTGCGGATCATGCCCAACCTGCCCTGCGTGGTGCAGGCAGGGGCCATGGTCTTTTCCCGGGGCAGCAACGCGGGTGACGAGGAAGCCGCGCTCCTCAAGAGCCTCCTGTCCTCCTGCGGCCTCTGCGAGGAGGTCCCCGAATCCTACATCGACATCCACACCGGGCTCAGCGGCAGCGGCGTGGCCTAC GTGTACCTGTTTGCTGAGGCGCTGGCCGAGGGCGCGGTGAAGATGGGAATGCCAGGTGCCTTGGCCAGCAGGATCGCGGCGCAGACGCTGCTG GGTGCAGCCAAGATGCTGTTGGAGACAGGGGAGCACCCGGCGAAGCTGCGGGGGGACGTCTGCACACCCGGGGGCACCACGATCTACGCCCTGCACCAGCTGGAGAAGGGAGCGCTCCGGGCCACCATCATGGATGCCGTGGAGGCGGCCACCAACCGGGCCTGTGACATGGCCAAGGACTAG
- the PYCR3 gene encoding pyrroline-5-carboxylate reductase 3 isoform X2, producing MPISAGGVAMGAWPRVAMEASELWVGFVGAGRMAGGLVRGLLQAGKVPASNVLASAPSDKNLDAWRELGCRTTHCNLEVVYRSTLVFLATKPHILPGVLEEIRPAVGSQHIVVSLVAGVTIQTLQRAGAMVFSRGSNAGDEEAALLKSLLSSCGLCEEVPESYIDIHTGLSGSGVAYVYLFAEALAEGAVKMGMPGALASRIAAQTLLGAAKMLLETGEHPAKLRGDVCTPGGTTIYALHQLEKGALRATIMDAVEAATNRACDMAKD from the exons ATGCCAATCAGCGCCGGGGGTGTGGCTATGGGGGCGTGGCCTCGCGTAGCGATGGAGGCGTCCGAGCTCTGGGTCGGGTTCGTGGGCGCCGGGCGCATGGCTGGGGGGCTCGTccgggggctgctgcaggcgg GAAAGGTTCCAGCCAGCAACGTCCTGGCCAGCGCTCCCTCAGACAAAAACCTGGATGCTTGGCGG gagTTGGGCTGCCGGACCACGCACTGCAACCTGGAAGTGGTGTACAGGAGCACCCTGGTCTTCCTGGCCACCAAACCCCACATCCTGCCGGGTGTCCTGGAGGAGATCCGTCCTGctgtggggtcccagcacatCGTCGTGTCACTGGTGGCTGGTGTCACCATCCAGACACTGCAGCGG GCAGGGGCCATGGTCTTTTCCCGGGGCAGCAACGCGGGTGACGAGGAAGCCGCGCTCCTCAAGAGCCTCCTGTCCTCCTGCGGCCTCTGCGAGGAGGTCCCCGAATCCTACATCGACATCCACACCGGGCTCAGCGGCAGCGGCGTGGCCTAC GTGTACCTGTTTGCTGAGGCGCTGGCCGAGGGCGCGGTGAAGATGGGAATGCCAGGTGCCTTGGCCAGCAGGATCGCGGCGCAGACGCTGCTG GGTGCAGCCAAGATGCTGTTGGAGACAGGGGAGCACCCGGCGAAGCTGCGGGGGGACGTCTGCACACCCGGGGGCACCACGATCTACGCCCTGCACCAGCTGGAGAAGGGAGCGCTCCGGGCCACCATCATGGATGCCGTGGAGGCGGCCACCAACCGGGCCTGTGACATGGCCAAGGACTAG